The Heliomicrobium undosum genome includes the window CGGAACATGGATTGGTGGCCGGACGAGGGCATCTCGTCATCAACCGAAACCACCAACGGGATTATACGAAGACGTATGATGAACTCGAAGAAGCGGCGCTTCTGCGCTTGGGGAGCCATGCCTGCGCCCGACAGTTTGTCGAGGGGCTTCGCAAAACGAACAGCCGGTACTTTCGCGATCAGATTCAGGCATTGGAAAGACTGGCCGGTGAAACAACCGCCGATGCCTTGCAAGCAGCCATCAAGCAGTGCAACGAAGTGCAGCGCTATAGCGTGCAAAAGCTCCGCGAGACGCTCTCAAGCCTCCAGAAGAACGCAACACCAGCCACCCCAACACCCCCGGCGACGGGCGCCTCGACAACCGAAGTCCTCGCTGCGACCGCTCGGCTGAAGCATTTGCAAGGCCAGGCTGCCCGGCGAGAGATTGGCGACTATACCCGTTGCCTCAAAGGAGCATGACCATGCGCACAGGCCGACAACTGGATGACTTATTGCAGCAGTGCCACTTCCACCTGCGCAGTGAACAGCTTGCGCCTATGGCCAACGAAGCCGCTGCCGCCGAGCCTCCCTACCTGGCATTTCTCGAACAGGTGCTCCGTTGTGAAATTGACGCCCGAGAGGAAAAGGCGATGGAATCCCGCCTTCGCCAAGC containing:
- a CDS encoding 2-hydroxyacyl-CoA dehydratase family protein, producing the protein MAGRGHLVINRNHQRDYTKTYDELEEAALLRLGSHACARQFVEGLRKTNSRYFRDQIQALERLAGETTADALQAAIKQCNEVQRYSVQKLRETLSSLQKNATPATPTPPATGASTTEVLAATARLKHLQGQAARREIGDYTRCLKGA